In Hyphomicrobiales bacterium, a single genomic region encodes these proteins:
- the rpoB gene encoding DNA-directed RNA polymerase subunit beta has translation MTQTFNGRRRVRKYFGTIREVAEMPNLIEVQKASYDQFLQVDEPNGGRGEEGLQAVFKSVFPISDFSGASLLEFVSYEFEAPKYDVDECRQRGMTFSAPLKVTLRLIVFDVDEETGAKSVKDIKEQDVYMGDMPFMTSNGTFIINGTERVIVSQMHRSPGVFFDHDKGKTHSSGKLLFAARIIPYRGSWLDIEFDAKDIVYARIYRRRKIPVTSLLYALGFDPNDILDLFYGRIQYTRSGDAWRMPYDAQRMKGYKGTTDLVDADSGEVILEAGRKLTARQARLIGEKGVTAISVSDEELAGRYLAEDIVNAQTGEVYAEAGDELTVKMLHDLVEYGYTEIPVLDIDHVNTGAYIRNTLAADKNEAREDALFDIYRVMRPGEPPTPDTAEAMFHSLFFDPERYDLSAVGRVKMNMRLDLDAEDTVRVLRREDIVAVIRTLVELRDGKGEIDDIDNLGNRRVRSVGELMENQYRVGLLRMERAIKERMSSVEIDTVMPQDLINAKPAAAAVREFFGSSQLSQFMDQTNPLSEITHKRRLSALGPGGLTRERAGFEVRDVHPTHYGRICPIETPEGPNIGLINSLATFARVNKYGFIESPYRRVRDGQLTNEVAYLSAMEEAKHHVAQANVEVDENGKLAGELIVCRHAGDVIMVTSDKVDYMDVSPKQLVSVAAALIPFLENDDANRALMGSNMQRQAVPLVRADAPLVGTGMEPIVARDSGAAIAARRSGVVDQVDATRIVIRATEDLDPSKSGVDIYRLMKFQRSNQNTCINQRPLVTVGDVIHKGDIIADGPSTELGDLALGRNVLVAFMPWNGYNFEDSILLSERIVRDDVFTSIHIEEFEVMARDTKLGPEEITRDIPNVSEEALKNLDEAGIVYIGAEVHPGDILVGKITPKGESPMTPEEKLLRAIFGEKASDVRDTSLRLPPGVAGTVVEVRVFNRHGVEKDERAMAIEREEIERLAKDRDDEQAILDRNVYGRLIEMLNGKEASAGPKGFKKGAIVDHASLSEYPRSQWWQVAVADEKLMSEIEALRNQYDESRKRLEQRFIDKVEKLQRGDELPPGVMKMVKVFVAVKRKIQPGDKMAGRHGNKGVVSKIVPVEDMPFLDNGEHVDIVLNPLGVPSRMNVGQILETHLGWACAGLGRKIGDMIDAYRREHDIAPLRKTIAEVYDTKHSDLEIEKLDDDSLLRLGDQMTKGVAIATPVFDGAHEPDVVDMLELAGLDASGQVTLFDGRTGEQFDRKVTVGYIYMLKLHHLVDDKIHARSIGPYSLVTQQPLGGKAQFGGQRFGEMEVWALEAYGAAYTLQEMLTVKSDDVAGRTKVYEAIVRGDDTFEAGIPESFNVLVKEMRSLGLNVELTSTKQPAIEGGDDESTADAAE, from the coding sequence ATGACACAGACGTTCAACGGTCGCAGACGCGTTCGCAAGTATTTCGGTACCATTCGCGAAGTTGCCGAGATGCCTAACCTGATCGAGGTCCAGAAGGCCTCGTACGATCAGTTCCTTCAGGTCGACGAGCCCAATGGCGGGCGCGGCGAGGAAGGGCTTCAGGCCGTCTTCAAGTCTGTTTTCCCGATTTCGGATTTCTCGGGGGCCTCTCTTCTGGAGTTCGTCTCCTATGAGTTCGAGGCGCCGAAATACGACGTCGACGAGTGCCGCCAACGGGGCATGACCTTCTCGGCACCGCTCAAGGTGACGCTGCGCCTGATCGTGTTCGATGTCGACGAAGAAACCGGCGCCAAGTCGGTCAAGGACATCAAGGAGCAGGACGTCTATATGGGCGACATGCCCTTCATGACGTCGAACGGTACCTTCATCATCAACGGCACCGAGCGCGTCATCGTCAGTCAGATGCACCGTTCGCCGGGCGTGTTCTTCGACCACGACAAGGGCAAGACCCACTCGTCGGGCAAGCTGCTGTTTGCCGCCCGTATCATCCCGTATCGCGGTTCCTGGCTCGACATCGAGTTCGACGCCAAGGACATCGTCTATGCGCGTATCTACCGTCGCCGCAAGATTCCGGTGACGTCGCTGCTGTATGCGCTCGGCTTCGATCCCAACGACATCCTCGATCTGTTCTACGGCCGGATCCAGTACACCCGTTCGGGCGATGCATGGCGGATGCCGTACGACGCGCAGCGCATGAAGGGCTACAAGGGCACGACGGATCTCGTCGATGCCGACAGCGGCGAGGTCATCCTCGAGGCCGGACGCAAGCTGACCGCGCGCCAGGCGCGCCTGATCGGCGAGAAGGGCGTGACCGCCATCAGCGTCAGCGACGAGGAACTCGCCGGTCGCTATTTGGCGGAAGACATCGTCAACGCGCAAACCGGTGAGGTCTATGCCGAAGCTGGAGACGAATTGACCGTCAAGATGCTGCACGACCTGGTGGAGTATGGGTACACCGAGATTCCGGTGCTCGACATCGACCACGTCAACACCGGCGCCTATATCCGCAACACGCTGGCCGCCGACAAGAACGAAGCCCGCGAGGACGCGCTGTTCGACATCTACCGGGTGATGCGCCCGGGCGAACCGCCGACCCCGGACACGGCGGAAGCCATGTTCCACTCGCTGTTCTTCGATCCCGAGCGCTACGACCTGTCGGCCGTCGGCCGCGTGAAGATGAACATGCGTCTCGACCTTGACGCCGAGGACACGGTGCGCGTGCTGCGCCGCGAGGACATCGTTGCGGTGATCCGCACGCTTGTCGAACTGCGCGATGGCAAGGGCGAAATCGACGACATCGACAATCTCGGCAACCGCCGTGTTCGTTCGGTCGGCGAGCTGATGGAAAATCAGTACCGCGTCGGTCTGCTGCGCATGGAGCGCGCGATCAAGGAGCGCATGTCGTCGGTCGAGATCGACACCGTCATGCCGCAGGATCTGATCAACGCCAAGCCGGCGGCCGCCGCCGTGCGCGAGTTCTTCGGTTCCTCGCAGCTGTCGCAGTTCATGGACCAGACCAACCCGCTGTCGGAAATCACCCACAAGCGCCGCCTGTCGGCTCTTGGCCCGGGCGGTCTGACCCGCGAGCGGGCGGGCTTCGAAGTCCGCGACGTGCATCCGACCCATTACGGCCGCATCTGTCCGATTGAGACGCCGGAAGGCCCGAACATCGGCCTCATCAACTCGCTGGCGACCTTTGCCCGCGTCAACAAGTACGGCTTCATCGAAAGCCCGTACCGGCGTGTGCGCGACGGTCAGCTGACCAACGAAGTCGCCTATCTGTCGGCGATGGAAGAGGCCAAGCACCACGTCGCCCAGGCGAATGTGGAAGTTGACGAAAACGGCAAGCTGGCCGGCGAACTGATCGTCTGCCGTCATGCCGGCGACGTGATCATGGTCACGTCGGACAAGGTCGACTACATGGACGTGTCGCCGAAACAGCTCGTTTCGGTCGCTGCGGCCCTGATCCCGTTCCTGGAAAACGATGACGCCAACCGCGCTCTGATGGGCTCGAACATGCAGCGTCAGGCCGTGCCGCTGGTGCGCGCCGATGCGCCGCTGGTCGGCACCGGCATGGAACCGATCGTTGCCCGCGACTCGGGTGCGGCGATCGCTGCCCGTCGCAGCGGCGTGGTCGACCAGGTCGACGCGACGCGTATCGTCATCCGCGCCACGGAAGATCTCGACCCGTCGAAGTCGGGCGTCGACATCTACCGGCTGATGAAGTTCCAGCGTTCGAACCAGAACACCTGCATCAACCAGCGTCCGCTGGTCACCGTCGGTGACGTCATCCACAAGGGCGACATCATCGCCGACGGCCCGTCGACGGAGCTCGGCGATCTGGCGCTCGGCCGCAACGTGCTCGTCGCGTTCATGCCGTGGAACGGCTACAACTTCGAAGACTCGATCCTGTTGTCCGAACGCATCGTTCGCGACGACGTGTTCACCTCGATCCATATCGAGGAATTCGAGGTGATGGCCCGCGACACCAAGCTCGGCCCCGAGGAAATCACCCGCGATATTCCGAACGTCTCGGAAGAAGCGCTGAAGAACCTCGACGAAGCCGGCATCGTCTATATCGGCGCCGAAGTGCATCCGGGCGACATCCTGGTCGGCAAGATCACGCCGAAGGGCGAAAGCCCGATGACGCCGGAAGAAAAGCTCCTGCGGGCGATCTTCGGTGAAAAGGCCTCCGACGTGCGCGATACCTCGCTGCGTCTGCCGCCGGGTGTTGCCGGTACCGTCGTCGAAGTGCGCGTCTTCAACCGCCATGGCGTGGAGAAGGACGAGCGCGCGATGGCGATCGAGCGCGAAGAAATAGAACGCCTCGCCAAGGACCGCGACGACGAACAGGCGATCCTCGATCGCAACGTCTACGGTCGTCTCATCGAGATGCTGAACGGCAAGGAAGCTTCGGCCGGTCCGAAGGGCTTCAAGAAGGGCGCCATTGTCGACCACGCCTCGCTGTCGGAATATCCGCGCAGCCAGTGGTGGCAGGTTGCCGTCGCCGACGAGAAGCTGATGAGCGAGATCGAGGCGCTGCGCAATCAGTACGACGAGTCGCGCAAGCGTCTGGAACAGCGGTTCATCGACAAGGTCGAGAAACTGCAGCGTGGCGACGAGCTGCCGCCGGGCGTGATGAAGATGGTCAAGGTCTTCGTCGCGGTGAAGCGCAAGATCCAGCCGGGCGACAAGATGGCCGGCCGTCACGGCAACAAGGGTGTCGTGTCGAAGATCGTTCCGGTCGAGGACATGCCATTCCTCGACAATGGCGAGCATGTCGACATCGTTCTCAATCCACTTGGCGTGCCAAGTCGAATGAACGTCGGGCAGATCCTGGAAACCCATCTGGGTTGGGCCTGTGCGGGCCTTGGCCGCAAGATCGGTGACATGATCGACGCCTACAGGCGCGAGCACGACATCGCACCGCTGCGCAAGACCATTGCCGAGGTCTACGACACCAAGCACAGCGATCTCGAGATCGAAAAGCTCGACGACGATTCGCTGCTGCGTCTCGGCGACCAGATGACCAAGGGTGTGGCAATCGCGACGCCGGTCTTCGACGGTGCGCATGAGCCCGATGTCGTTGATATGCTTGAGCTGGCAGGTCTCGACGCGAGCGGTCAGGTGACGCTGTTCGACGGCCGTACCGGTGAGCAGTTCGACCGTAAGGTGACTGTCGGCTATATTTACATGCTGAAGCTGCACCATCTGGTCGACGACAAGATCCATGCCCGTTCGATCGGTCCGTACAGCCTGGTCACCCAGCAGCCGCTGGGCGGTAAGGCGCAGTTCGGCGGTCAGCGCTTCGGTGAAATGGAAGTGTGGGCGCTGGAGGCTTACGGCGCGGCGTACACGCTGCAGGAAATGCTGACGGTGAAGTCGGACGACGTGGCCGGCCGGACCAAGGTCTACGAAGCCATCGTTCGCGGCGACGACACGTTCGAGGCTGGCATTCCGGAATCGTTCAACGTGCTTGTGAAGGAAATGCGTTCGCTCGGCCTCAATGTCGAGCTGACCAGTACCAAGCAGCCAGCGATCGAAGGCGGCGACGACGAATCCACGGCCGACGCGGCGGAGTAA